A stretch of DNA from Sphingomonas sp. SORGH_AS_0879:
ACCGGGCACGGCCCATGCGCTGACCCGTTTCGGCCGCGACGTCGTGCACCTGGTCCCCGGCGGGCAGGAAGCGCAGGCGCTCGCCCCCCTGCGCCCCGCCGCGCTCCGCCTGACGCCCGAGGCTGTCGCCGCCGCCACCCGCTTCGGACTCGACCGGATCGCCGACCTCTTGCCGCTGCCCCGCGGGCCGCTCGCCCGGCGGCTCGGCATGGCCAGCCTCCGCCGTCTCGACGAGGCGCTGGGGCGCGTGGCTGAGCCGATCGTGCCGGTGGTGCCGCAGGAGGTCCCCGTCACCCGGCTCCGCCTCCTCGAACCGATCGGCACGGCGGAGGCGATCGAGCAGGTGATCGGCGACCTGCTCGCTGCGCTGATCCGGCAATTGCTGGAGCGCGGACGCGGCGTGCGGGCGTTGGTCCTGACGCTGGAGCGGATCGACGGCAGCGCGCAGCACCTGTCCGTCGGCACCGCGCGCGCGACCCGCGATGCAGGCCATCTCGCCCAGCTGTTCCATCTGCGCATCGAGCGGATCGACCCCGGCGACGGGATCGAGGCGATGTGGCTGGCCGCACCGCGCACCGATCCGCTCGGCGCGACGACGCTGGCCGCCACTCTGGCGGGGGACGATGCGCCGCCCGACGTTGCGCTGCTGGTCGACCAGATCGCCAGCCGGGTCGGCCAGGAGGCACTGTTCACGACCGCACCGGTCGAGAGCGACGTGCCCGAGCGCGCGGTGCGACGCGTATCACCGCTCGCCGCCCCCAGCGGCTGGCCGGCTTGGAAGCGCCCCGTCCGCCTGCTGCGCCGGCCCGAGCCGCTGGTGGGCGTGCTGGCGCTCCTTCCTGACGCACCGCCCCGCCGCTTCACTTGGCGGGGGCGGGTCCATGCCGTGGTCGCCGGTGATGGTCCCGAGCGCATCCACGGCGAATGGTGGCGGCGCGATGGCGAGGTCTGGGCGGTCCGCGACTACTTCCGGGTCGAGGACGACACCGGCGCGCGCTTCTGGCTGTTCCGCCGCGGCGACGGGGTCGAGCCTGCGACGGGTGATCTCAGCTGGTACCTCCACGGGCTGTTCGGCTGATGACCACTCCCACCACGACCTATGTCGAGCTGCAGGTGACGAGCCATTTCTCGTTCCTGCGCGGCGCCTCCAGCCCCGACGAGCTGTTCGCCGCCGCCGCGCTGCAAGGCCATTCGGCGCTCGGCATCGTCGATCGCGGCAGCGTAGCGGGGCTGGTGCGGGCGTGGGAGGCGCAGAAGGCCACGGCCGTGCGGATGATCGCGGGGGCGCGGGCCGACCTCGACGATGGCCGCGCGCTGCTGCTCTACCCGACCGACAAGCCCGCCTGGTCGCGGCTGACCCGGCTGCTGACCCTTGGCAAGTCGCGCGCCGGCAAGGGCGGCTGCACGCTCGGCTGGTCGGACGTCGTTGCTTGGAGCGACGGGCTGGTCGCGATCCTGCTGCCGGACGAGGCGGATGCGGTGACCGCGGCGCATCTCGCCGAGCTGGGCACGACCTTCGGCGCACGCGGCTATTGCGGTCTCGCCTTCCGCCGCCGGCCCGACGATGCGCTGCGCCTGCACGACCTCGCCGCACTCGCCAGGAATGCGGGCGTCCGCGCTGTCGCGCTCGGTGACATCCTCTATCACGCCCCCGAGGCGAGACTGTTGCAGGACGTCGTTACCGCGATCCGCGAGAAATGCACGGTCGACGCGCTCGGCTACCGGCGCGAGCGGCATGCCGACCGGCACCTCAAATCCCCGGCCGAGATGGAACGTCGCTTCGCCGCCTTCTCTGACGCCATCGCCGCCACCGCCGCGATCGCGCGCGCCTGCACCTTCGACCTTGGTGAGCTCAGCTACCAATACCCGCACGAGTGCGTGGTCGAGGGGCTGACCGCCCAAGGCGCGCTCGAACAGCTGACCGAGAATGCGGCCGCGCGGATGTTCCCCGACGGCCTGCCGCAAGCCTATCGCGACCAGATCGCGCACGAGCTGCGGCTGATCGGCGA
This window harbors:
- a CDS encoding DNA polymerase Y family protein, which gives rise to MTRVASLYLPHLAIERLRRLERPRALPEPRPAPILPVDDDPGACSVPRGGGWRPGARWARQGATRAAVEEQVAALPLHQRPPMRELGRRSEAANHPFKRPVAPDQRQPAPPPVMHHVPMILAEAIGQRQVIAAACPAAMALGLTPGMAVTQARALIPDLDIRPADRAADAALLDDLALHAVRHWTPTACVSGEDGLWLDLTGVAHLHGGEARFCHRLIRFCRRFGLTARVAVASTPGTAHALTRFGRDVVHLVPGGQEAQALAPLRPAALRLTPEAVAAATRFGLDRIADLLPLPRGPLARRLGMASLRRLDEALGRVAEPIVPVVPQEVPVTRLRLLEPIGTAEAIEQVIGDLLAALIRQLLERGRGVRALVLTLERIDGSAQHLSVGTARATRDAGHLAQLFHLRIERIDPGDGIEAMWLAAPRTDPLGATTLAATLAGDDAPPDVALLVDQIASRVGQEALFTTAPVESDVPERAVRRVSPLAAPSGWPAWKRPVRLLRRPEPLVGVLALLPDAPPRRFTWRGRVHAVVAGDGPERIHGEWWRRDGEVWAVRDYFRVEDDTGARFWLFRRGDGVEPATGDLSWYLHGLFG